A genomic segment from Nicotiana tabacum cultivar K326 chromosome 9, ASM71507v2, whole genome shotgun sequence encodes:
- the LOC107782807 gene encoding putative clathrin assembly protein At5g35200, whose amino-acid sequence MSGGGTQNSLRKTLGALKDTTTVSLAKINSGYKELDIAIVKATNHVEQPAKEKYIRAIFSAISATRPRADVAYCIHALARRLSKTHNWAVALKTLIVIHRALREVDPTFQEELINYGRSRNRMLNMAHFKDDSSPNAWDYSAWVRSYALFLEERLECFRVLKYDVETDRPRTKDLDTPELLEQLPALQQLLYRIIGCQPQGASVHNFVVQLALSMVASESIKIYNAISDGTVNLVDKFFEMQRNDALRSLDIYRRAGQQAEALSEFYEICKSIDVGRGEKFIKIEQPPASFLQAMEEYVREAPRASTVRKDSEPKAILAIEYKKDSEVKDAGSHSPPPPEPEKEPEPKPEPVKTEAPPAEPADLLSLDDPSPAVAELDEKNSLALAIIPVGSSNPPASTGSNFTNGATGWELALVEAPSSNESATTASKLAGGLDKLTLDSLYDDAMRQTNQNVSYNPWEPAPAASQMMPNVGYDPFYVSNMVAAPTNVQMAAMANQQQAFMLQQQQQQMMMMTPQPLLTANPFANPYGANANPYGPGMPVQAYNPYNTGLI is encoded by the exons ATGTCGGGAGGAGGTACGCAGAACAGCTTAAGAAAAACCCTTGGAGCACTTAAGGATACAACTACTGTCAGTTTAGCTAAAATTAATAGCGGCTATAAG GAATTGGATATTGCTATAGTTAAGGCAACGAATCATGTTGAACAGCCAGCAAAAGAGAAGTACATAAGAG CCATTTTTTCTGCCATTTCGGCTACCAGGCCTCGAGCTGATGTTGCATACTGCATTCATGCTCTCGCAAGAAGATTGTCGAAGACGCATAATTGGGCG GTTGCGCTAAAAACATTGATCGTCATTCACCGCGCTTTAAGAGAGGTGGACCCTACATTCCAGGAGGAACTTATTAACTATGGTCGCAGCAGAAATCGCATGCTTAACATGGCTCATTTCAAAGATGACTCTAGTCCAAATG CATGGGATTACTCTGCTTGGGTGCGTTCGTATGCCTTGTTCCTAGAGGAGAGGCTGGAATGTTTCCGAGTGCTGAAATATGATGTGGAGACCGATCGTCCG AGAACTAAAGATCTGGACACACCGGAGTTGCTTGAACAGTTACCAGCCTTACAGCAACTTCTGTATCGTATTATCGGCTGTCAG CCACAAGGGGCGTCCGTTCACAATTTTGTGGTTCAGTTGGCACTTTCAATG GTTGCTTCAGAGAGCATTAAAATCTACAACGCTATCAGTGATGGTACAGTTAATTTAGTTGACAAG TTCTTTGAGATGCAACGGAATGATGCTCTTAGGTCTCTTGATATATACCGCAGAGCTGGTCAGCAG GCTGAGGCACTTTCAGAGTTTTACGAAATATGTAAAAGTATTGACGTGGGACGTGGcgagaaatttattaaaattgagcAG CCCCCTGCATCATTTTTACAAGCAATGGAGGAGTATGTGAGAGAAGCACCACGAGCTTCTACCGTGCGGAAAGATTCG GAACCCAAAGCTATTTTGGCTATTGAGTACAAAAAGGACTCAGAGGTCAAAGATGCTGGCTCCCATTCTCCCCCTCCACCTGAACCTGAAAAGGAACCTGAACCAAAGCCAGAGCCGGTTAAAACGGAAGCTCCGCCAGCAGAACCTGCTGATCTTTTG TCTTTGGATGATCCTTCTCCAGCAGTTGCAGAACTAGATGAGAAAAATTCTTTGGCTTTAGCTATCATACCAGTTG GCTCTAGCAACCCACCGGCTTCAACCGGTTCAAATTTTACTAATGGAGCTACAGGTTGGGAATTGGCTCTTGTCGAAGCTCCCAGCTCGAATGAGAGTGCCACTACAGCTAGTAAACTG GCCGGAGGACTTGACAAACTTACGCTAGATAGTTTGTATGATGATGCAATGAGACAAACCAACCAAAATGTGAGCTATAATCCGTGGGAACCAGCACCAGCAGCTTCTCAAATGATGCCGAACGTAGGATACGACCCGTTCTACGTCTCCAACATGGTGGCTGCCCCAACTAATGTGCAGATGGCAGCCATGGCCAACCAGCAACAGGCTTTCATgttacagcaacaacaacaacagatgatgatgatgactcCCCAACCACTGCTAACTGCGAATCCTTTCGCCAACCCTTACGGAGCAAATGCCAATCCATACGGCCCCGGTATGCCTGTACAAGCATATAATCCCTATAATACTGGCCTCATTTGA
- the LOC107782840 gene encoding uncharacterized protein LOC107782840 encodes MSSWFSLPLPNPFKSDDDDAGGGEKPSSPAGEKISDPNSSSIKEDFSAISQTFSHHLRGVASFLAPPSPTQSSEQVPSSEKFSGIKNDLVEIGDSFKSGLSLFSSNKTVSEISKLASNFLQFSDESPNDRETEDEDRDDDDDDYEEEIVGITDEVVEFVSTISQRPQLWTDFPLSLPTDFTMSDSQKEHVTSIEQFVPGLDSLRQKVCHELSDGQFWMIYFVLLLPRLNGNDLELLSTPEIVEVRETLLQQLQSKKTPQPEASKELETVDASEKDVKVSGQQQGSESKLEEKNISAETANASQDKDSLQGKKPQQQLEDEKTKTTTSFADKDEDDVSFSDLEDDDTDLSDRLQGSKPTHRKKVSSSSESHEWIQLNENSKAQGSQQKAGQSIHRDKDSEGEESSDWLTVDDIDSDSLATN; translated from the exons atgtCATCTTGGTTCTCTCTTCCTCTTCCCAATCCTTTCAAATCCGACGACGACGACGCCGGCGGCGGCGAAAAACCCTCATCGCCGGCGGGTGAGAAAATTTCCGATCCTAATTCCTCTAGCATAAAGGAAGATTTTTCAGCAATTTCCCAAACTTTCTCCCACCACCTCCGCGGTGTCGCTTCTTTTCTGGCGCCGCCATCGCCGACTCAGTCGTCGGAGCAAGTTCCGTCTTCTGAAAAATTCAGTGGAATTAAAAACGACTTAGTTGAAATTGGAGATAGCTTTAAATCAGGACTCTCTTTGTTCTCTTCGAACAAAACTGTTTCAGAGATTTCAAAGTTAGCTTCTAATTTTTTACAGTTTAGTGATGAGTCGCCGAATGATCGTGAAACTGAAGATGAAGATCGCGACGACGACGATGATGATTACGAAGAGGAAATTGTGGGCATTACGGATGAAGTAGTGGAGTTTGTTAGCACAATCTCACAGCGGCCTCAGTTGTGGACCGATTTTCCACTATCTTTACCCACTG ATTTTACCATGTCTGATAGTCAGAAAGAACATGTGACGTCTATTGAGCAGTTTGTGCCTGGTCTTGATTCCTTGAGGCAGAAGGTTTGCCATGAATTGTCTGATGGGCAATTTTGGATGATCTATTTTGTTTTATTGCTTCCAAGGTTGAATGGGAATGACCTGGAGCTGTTGTCAACTCCTGAG ATTGTTGAAGTAAGGGAGACGCTTCTGCAGCAGTTGCAAAGTAAGAAAACCCCACAGCCAGAGGCATCTAAGGAGTTGGAGACTGTTGATGCATCTGAGAAGGATGTCAAGGTCAGTGGACAGCAGCAAGGTTCTGAAAGTAAATTGGAGGAGAAAAATATTTCAGCGGAGACTGCAAATGCTTCTCAAGACAAAGACAGTTTGCAGGGTAAGAAACCTCAGCAGCAGTTAGAAGATGAAAAGACGAAGACTACAACTTCATTTGCTGACAAGGATGAGGACGATGTTTCTTTCAGTGATCTTGAGGATGATGATACCGATCTATCAGATAGACTGCAAGGAAGCAAGCCTACACATAGAAAGAAAGTTTCCTCATCTAGTGAATCCCATGAATGGATTCAACTAAATGAGAACTCTAAAGCTCAGGGTAGTCAGCAGAAGGCTGGCCAATCAATTCACCGGGATAAAGATTCCGAAGGTGAGGAATCGAGTGACTGGCTCACCGTTGATGATATTGATTCAGACAGTTTGGCCACCAATTGA